One genomic segment of Microcella indica includes these proteins:
- a CDS encoding C40 family peptidase, producing MTTHARRSVKSTLTNVAALALATAFVATFALPGTSLQGPAYAESSASAEAMAELRASESQTVSISATAEVAQDLSRDEFDATSVAELRRAQLAAAAPKWSGPTVGDFLANPPYPNFSLDQVVQVGLQYQGVPYRWGGSTPAGFDCSGFVQYVYAQFGISLPHSVRGQAAMGTPISRADARAGDIVIFNDMSHNGIYMGGGQILDAPYAGKSVTVRPLWTDAYYIVRLGI from the coding sequence GTGACTACCCATGCCCGCCGCTCCGTGAAGAGCACCCTGACGAACGTCGCCGCTCTCGCACTGGCGACAGCTTTCGTCGCCACCTTCGCTCTCCCCGGCACGTCCCTGCAGGGGCCCGCCTACGCGGAGAGCTCGGCGAGCGCGGAGGCGATGGCCGAGCTGCGTGCGTCGGAGTCGCAGACGGTCTCGATCAGCGCGACCGCAGAGGTGGCGCAAGACCTCTCTCGCGACGAGTTCGACGCGACGAGCGTTGCCGAATTGCGGCGCGCGCAGCTCGCGGCAGCCGCCCCGAAGTGGAGCGGCCCGACGGTCGGCGACTTCCTCGCCAACCCGCCGTACCCGAACTTCAGCCTCGACCAGGTCGTGCAGGTGGGCCTGCAGTACCAGGGCGTGCCGTACCGCTGGGGCGGCAGTACGCCGGCGGGCTTCGACTGCTCGGGCTTCGTGCAGTACGTGTACGCGCAGTTCGGCATCTCCCTCCCGCACAGCGTGCGTGGCCAGGCGGCGATGGGCACGCCCATCTCGCGAGCCGATGCCCGCGCGGGTGACATCGTGATCTTCAACGACATGTCGCACAACGGCATCTACATGGGCGGCGGCCAGATTCTGGACGCACCGTACGC